The genomic region TCCATATCCATTCCAATTTTTGAAAGCTTTGCATGAAGTTCTTTTTTGATTAAATTTTTAGTTTTAGCATTGATAGCTTTATTATGAACTTGATTATCACAATAAGTTGTTTCTTCATAATAATCATTACCGTTATATATAATTTCTTCATTATTTCTTTTAGGATGAATGACCTGTGTGCCATCATTATATAATTTAAAATCGAAATGTTTAGTCGATAAAACTAAAGCACAACAATTTCCTTCGTTGAAGCCTCTAACATTTTCAACCTTTACGTTATTTTGAACTAAAATTTCAACATTAGGTTTAGGAACACCATCAATAAGGTGGTTTAAATCACATAAGTAACTTATTCTTTGGCTATCAGAATAACGGTAATTATAATTATATAAGCGGTATTGGCCAATGAATAGTTCAATTAAAATTGCTAATAATCCAATAAATATTAATCCCTTGAAAAATTTTTTCATCTTTTAATACCTTCTAGAAAAAATGGTTATTTTACATTAATATATAACATTAGTAGAATATATGAAAGGGATTATCAAATGAAAAAAAAGGATAAACAGAAACAATTACTAAAAATTTTATTTAGAATATGTATTTTTTCTTTTATAGGTGTGCTTACTATAAGATTGGTTGATCTGAAAAAAGAAATTGTTGAGAATAGTATTGAATTTCATCAAGAAGCTTGCCAAAAAGCTCAACGAATTGCAGAACAGAATGAGGATAATATCATCAATTGTATTAAAAATGATGATAAAGAAAATAAAATTAAAAAAATTACGATTCAGTATAAAAATGTTTTGCCAGGGATTTATGATTCAATGTCCTGTATTGATGTTCCATGTTATATTAATGGGGATAGGACTTTAAAATGTGATGTATTGTTAAAAGAAGATGATTACACTGTGGCTGACTTTGGTTATGAAATGGATTCAATTTTAGATGATAAATTATTAAATTATCTTGGATATTGTTCTGATTAAAAATAATGGTTTTAATCATTCTTGACCGTAAAATTTTAAGACTATTAATATAGAAGAAAAAATTTTTGTTTTTCTCACTCTTTTGTAAAGAAAGTGTTTTAAAAAAATCAGAGTATTACTATTAAAGATAAACAGGTTATAAAAATCATAATATCGCTTTTTTATAAGAAAAATAAATCCTAATAAAGACATAATAATGTAAAAGAATTGTATATCATTACAATTCTTTTTATTTTATATCAAAAACGTATTTAACAATAATTCAATGTAATTTATAAATCTTGACTTCACTTATAAATTATCCTAAAATTAAATTTGACTGAAAACAGTGGGGATTTTTTACCCTTTTTATATATAGAAGGAGGAATAATGATGAAAATACCATCTGAATTAATTGACGAAGTCCGTTCTGAAGTTAACATTTTAGACATAGTCAGTCAAAAAGTCCAGTTGCATAAATCTGGAAAAAATTGGTTTGGTTTTTGTCCTTTTCATCCCGAAAATACTCCTTCATTCTCCGTAAATGAGCAAAAACAAATTTTTAATTGTTTTTCTTGTCATCGTGGAGGTAATGTATATAAATTTATTATGGAGTCTGAAGGTTTAACATTTCCAGAGGCATTTATTCGTGTAGCCGAACTTGGAAATGTCCATTTAGATCCTAAATATTTACAAACGAATGCTCTTGATTCTACGCAATCTTCTGAAAATGGCAAGTTAATTGACTTATATCAAAAGGCAAATCAGTTATATCACCATATTCTTGTAAATACAGAACTTGGGCAGGATGCATTGGATTATTTGCATAAGCGTGAAATAAATGATGATTTAATTGAAAAATTCCAACTTGGTTATGCTCCAGAGACTGATATTTTAAAAAATTTCGTAAAAGAAAAGAAAATCGATTATCAGTTGTTACGTAAGTCAGGATTGTTTATTGAACACTCAACCAATAGTGATAATCCAATTGATAATCTTACTGATCGATTTAAAGGGCGTGTGATGTTTCCTATAAGGAATGAGAATGCACATCCAATTGCTTTTTCTGGAAGAATACTAAATCAAGTTGATGTTTCCATTCCTAAATATTTAAATTCTCCGGAAACACCGATTTTTAATAAACGCAGAGTGCTTTTTAATTTAGACAAAGCTAAAGTAACAATGAGACAAAACAAATCCGTCATTTTATTTGAAGGATTTATGGATGTAATCTCTGCATATAAAGCAGGAGTTACAAATGGCGTTGCATCAATGGGAACAAGTTTAACTGATGAACAAGTTCGCATATTAAGTCATTTAGTGTCAAACTTATCGATTTGTTATGATGGTGATGATCCAGGTCAAAAAGCAACTAAGCGTGCATTAGAAATGTTAATGCCACTGGAACATTTTGATCTTGGAGTTATTAATCTTCCAGATAAACTTGATCCAGATGAAGTAATAAAAAAATATGGTGCTGATAAGTTTAAGGAATTTACAATTGATCGCCGTGAAACTCCTATTAATTTCTTTATGCGCTATTATGCTAAAGGTATTAATTTAGAAAATGAAAATGATCAATTAACGTATATTACTGCAATTTTAAAAGAGCTAGCTACAATAAAAGATCCAATAGAACGAGATTTATATTTGAACCGACTAGCTTCTCGTTTTGGAATTGAATATCAAAATTTAGAATCACAATTACAGTCCCTTATAACTCAGCAACAACAAAATAGGCAAGAATCTGAGTACGCTAATTTTCCAAAAGATCACCGATCATTTAATGATTACCAAAAAGAAATCACAAACAGCATTAACTTAACAGATTCAGAAACAAAATATTCAAGAATAGAAAAAGCAGAACGATTATTGCTTTATCGTCTACTTCATGATCATAGTGTATGGGTTAAAGTTCATGAAATTGAAAACTTTACCTTCATTCATGAGAATTATCAAACAATATATGTGGTTGCTGAAGGGTACTTTAACCAATATAATGAATTTAAGAGTGCTGTTTTTCTAGATTATGTTCAAGATGAACAGTTACAAAAAATGATTACTGATTTAGAGATGGAAGAATATCTTGGTGAGGCAACAAATAAGGAAATCGATGATTGTATAAATTTAATCATGGATGAGTATCCAATTGATGAAAAGCTCAAAATAATTGAGCAAAAAATCAATAAAGCTAAACGTATGAACGATAGTCAACAACTGATGTCGTTAATAATGGAAAAAACTAATTTATTACGTCAAAAAGATGTTATGAAATCGACATTAATATAGGAGGAATTTGATTTGGCAAACAAAGAAATGAAATTTGATGAAAAGACTTTTAAAAAAGAAGTAAATTCACTAATTAAGGATTATAAAAGCAAAGGACAAATTCAATATGATGAATTAAGTAAAAAAATTGCTGAATCAATGCATTTGGATGCAGATCAAATGGATATATTAATTGAACGTGTCGAAGATGCTGGAATTTCAGTTGTAGATGAGAATGGTGAACCAAGTAAAGCAAGTCTTAAGGCTGCAAATCATGCTGCAGAAGAAGCTAAAAAAGATGTTTCTGCTCCTACAACAGGAATAAAAATCAACGATCCTGTTAGAATGTATTTAAAAGAAATTGGTCGAGTTGATTTACTAACTGCTGATGAAGAAATTGAACTTGCTTTAAGAATTGAACAAGGTGATGAAGAAGCCAAACAACGTCTTGCAGAAGCTAACTTACGTTTAGTTGTTTCTATTGCTAAACGATATGTAGGTCGTGGAATGTCATTCCTTGACTTAATTCAAGAAGGTAATATGGGACTTATGAAAGCTGTAGAAAAATTTGATTACCGTAAAGGATTCAAATTTTCAACATATGCTACATGGTGGATTCGTCAAGCAATTACTCGTGCCATTGCTGATCAAGCACGTACAATCCGTATTCCAGTACACATGGTTGAAACAATTAATAAATTAATTCGTATTCAACGTCAAATGTTACAAGATTTAGGACGTGAACCTATTCCAGAAGAAATCGGTGCTGAAATGGATATGCCAACCGAAAAAGTTCGCGAAATTCTTAAAATTGCACAAGAACCAGTTTCATTAGAAACACCAATCGGTGAAGAGGATGATTCACATTTAGGTGATTTCATTGAAGACCAGGATGCAACAAGTCCTGCAGATCATGCTGCATATGAATTATTAAAAGAACAACTTGATAGTGTACTAGATACATTAACTGATCGTGAAGAAAATGTTTTACGTCTAAGATTTGGATTAGACGATGGTCGTACAAGAACTCTAGAAGAAGTTGGTAAAGTATTTGGCGTTACAAGAGAACGTATTCGTCAAATTGAAGCTAAAGCTTTGCGAAAATTACGTCATCCTTCACGTTCAAAACAATTGAAAGATTTCTTAGAGTAGTTGAAAGGGAAAAATTAGATGGATGCCAAACATTTATCGAAAAGATTACAAAAAGTTGCTGAATTTGTTCCAAAAAACGCACGTATAGCTGATATCGGATCTGATCATGCATACTTACCAGTCAACTTAGCTTTAAATCATATAATTGATTTTGGAATTGCTGGAGAAGTCGTAAAAGGCCCTTACGAAAATGCATATAATGAAATTAAAGCTCAAAATTTAGAACATGTCATTATTCCACGATTAGCTGATGGTTTAGCTGCAATTTTACCTTCTGATAAAATTGATACCATTACAATTTGTGGCATGGGTGGTACTCTCATTCGCAAAATACTAAATGAAGGAAAAGAAAAATTAGTTAATCATCCTTTATTAATTTTACAACCAAATGTTGGTAGTGATGTTTTACGTCAGTGGTTATTCGAGCATCAATATGAAATCACTAATGAAATTATCCTAGATGAAGATCAACACATTTATGAAATATTAGTAGCTCAATATAACCCACAAGTAAAATCTTTATCACCAGAAGACTTACAATTTGGGGTATATTTGCGACATGAAAAAAATGCTGCCTACATTAAAAAA from Ligilactobacillus cholophilus harbors:
- the dnaG gene encoding DNA primase, whose translation is MKIPSELIDEVRSEVNILDIVSQKVQLHKSGKNWFGFCPFHPENTPSFSVNEQKQIFNCFSCHRGGNVYKFIMESEGLTFPEAFIRVAELGNVHLDPKYLQTNALDSTQSSENGKLIDLYQKANQLYHHILVNTELGQDALDYLHKREINDDLIEKFQLGYAPETDILKNFVKEKKIDYQLLRKSGLFIEHSTNSDNPIDNLTDRFKGRVMFPIRNENAHPIAFSGRILNQVDVSIPKYLNSPETPIFNKRRVLFNLDKAKVTMRQNKSVILFEGFMDVISAYKAGVTNGVASMGTSLTDEQVRILSHLVSNLSICYDGDDPGQKATKRALEMLMPLEHFDLGVINLPDKLDPDEVIKKYGADKFKEFTIDRRETPINFFMRYYAKGINLENENDQLTYITAILKELATIKDPIERDLYLNRLASRFGIEYQNLESQLQSLITQQQQNRQESEYANFPKDHRSFNDYQKEITNSINLTDSETKYSRIEKAERLLLYRLLHDHSVWVKVHEIENFTFIHENYQTIYVVAEGYFNQYNEFKSAVFLDYVQDEQLQKMITDLEMEEYLGEATNKEIDDCINLIMDEYPIDEKLKIIEQKINKAKRMNDSQQLMSLIMEKTNLLRQKDVMKSTLI
- the rpoD gene encoding RNA polymerase sigma factor RpoD translates to MKFDEKTFKKEVNSLIKDYKSKGQIQYDELSKKIAESMHLDADQMDILIERVEDAGISVVDENGEPSKASLKAANHAAEEAKKDVSAPTTGIKINDPVRMYLKEIGRVDLLTADEEIELALRIEQGDEEAKQRLAEANLRLVVSIAKRYVGRGMSFLDLIQEGNMGLMKAVEKFDYRKGFKFSTYATWWIRQAITRAIADQARTIRIPVHMVETINKLIRIQRQMLQDLGREPIPEEIGAEMDMPTEKVREILKIAQEPVSLETPIGEEDDSHLGDFIEDQDATSPADHAAYELLKEQLDSVLDTLTDREENVLRLRFGLDDGRTRTLEEVGKVFGVTRERIRQIEAKALRKLRHPSRSKQLKDFLE
- a CDS encoding tRNA (adenine(22)-N(1))-methyltransferase, which gives rise to MDAKHLSKRLQKVAEFVPKNARIADIGSDHAYLPVNLALNHIIDFGIAGEVVKGPYENAYNEIKAQNLEHVIIPRLADGLAAILPSDKIDTITICGMGGTLIRKILNEGKEKLVNHPLLILQPNVGSDVLRQWLFEHQYEITNEIILDEDQHIYEILVAQYNPQVKSLSPEDLQFGVYLRHEKNAAYIKKWQKEIQKNNDAIEQMKKAKKVPLNRIKELENKNQYIKEVLNND